A single window of Polaribacter sp. SA4-10 DNA harbors:
- a CDS encoding OmpA family protein, which yields MRRVFLFLIFSSLIVVKSYSQFTTDEITYGNNIDLENSNSWAFGAGLSNFIMHGDLRSIGTGDDTNYLNFGGFVLAQKMFNPLLGLEFKASYNQMSGGAQYFSNTANYFVLYTSNVTDQNNLTFKGRAYGAELNLIFSFTNLYQTTASKWNAAGYFGIGHHQYNSALSEQFADGSSAVIPGADFGVNPARNSKNEASSIYLSAQFGLKRRISKRVDVEFRSGMYFNYEDHLDAAISNKQDWETFFVSSIGIIVKIGKKKIFTIWGDQGKNGVKAFKIIDTDKDGVIDQLDIEPNTPAGVMVYGNGKAVDSDKDGLPDYNDKCPLEYGPISNEGCPLNIDSDGDGVMDSKDLCPNTVGTVENRGCPKSNNINQQIALLATSIYFDTNSDKIKSICYSNIDKIVVLMKKIPNVKFVIEGHTDDRNSDRYNLSLSQRRAASVRKYMITQGIVSERLKAAGYGESRPKFSNDNAGGRQLNRRVEITPVASFD from the coding sequence ATGAGGAGAGTTTTTTTATTTCTAATATTCAGCAGCTTAATTGTTGTGAAATCGTATAGTCAATTTACTACAGACGAAATTACTTACGGAAACAATATTGACCTAGAAAACAGCAATAGCTGGGCATTTGGAGCTGGACTAAGCAACTTCATTATGCATGGTGATTTACGTTCTATAGGAACTGGAGACGATACAAATTACTTAAACTTTGGAGGTTTCGTTCTTGCTCAAAAAATGTTTAACCCTTTATTAGGTTTAGAATTTAAAGCATCTTACAATCAAATGTCAGGTGGTGCACAGTATTTTTCTAATACAGCAAACTATTTTGTATTATATACAAGCAATGTCACCGATCAAAATAATTTAACTTTTAAAGGTAGAGCTTATGGAGCAGAATTGAATTTAATATTTAGTTTCACTAATCTATACCAAACAACTGCAAGTAAGTGGAATGCAGCTGGCTATTTTGGAATTGGACATCATCAATATAACTCTGCTTTATCTGAACAATTTGCTGATGGTTCTAGTGCAGTCATTCCGGGAGCTGACTTTGGAGTTAACCCGGCAAGAAACAGTAAAAATGAGGCCAGTTCAATCTATTTATCTGCTCAGTTTGGTCTAAAAAGAAGAATAAGTAAACGTGTAGATGTTGAGTTTAGATCTGGTATGTATTTTAACTATGAAGACCACTTAGATGCGGCTATCTCTAATAAGCAAGATTGGGAAACTTTTTTTGTATCAAGTATTGGAATCATAGTTAAAATTGGAAAGAAGAAAATATTTACAATTTGGGGTGATCAAGGTAAAAATGGTGTAAAAGCATTTAAAATTATTGATACTGATAAAGATGGTGTAATAGATCAATTAGATATTGAGCCAAATACTCCTGCCGGTGTAATGGTTTATGGAAATGGAAAAGCTGTTGACTCTGATAAAGATGGTTTACCAGACTACAATGACAAATGTCCGTTAGAGTATGGTCCAATTTCTAATGAAGGATGTCCTTTAAATATAGATTCTGATGGCGATGGGGTTATGGATAGCAAAGATTTATGTCCAAATACAGTTGGTACAGTTGAAAACAGAGGTTGTCCTAAATCAAATAATATTAATCAACAAATTGCACTATTAGCTACAAGTATTTATTTTGATACTAATAGCGACAAAATTAAAAGTATTTGTTATTCTAACATTGATAAAATTGTAGTATTAATGAAAAAAATACCAAATGTAAAATTTGTTATTGAAGGACATACTGATGATAGAAATAGTGATAGGTATAATCTTTCCTTATCTCAAAGAAGAGCAGCAAGTGTTAGAAAATACATGATTACACAAGGAATTGTTTCTGAAAGATTAAAGGCCGCTGGCTATGGAGAATCTAGACCTAAATTCTCTAACGATAATGCCGGTGGAAGACAATTAAACAGAAGAGTAGAAATTACTCCTGTAGCTTCTTTTGATTAG
- the folK gene encoding 2-amino-4-hydroxy-6-hydroxymethyldihydropteridine diphosphokinase yields MKIQHITYLSLGTNQGNKLENLQNAIDLIANEVGVVKKISSIYKTPSWGFNGEDFNNICIKVSTLHQPETLMNTLLEIETSLGRERSNQVGYQNRNIDIDILLFDDEIIISKTLMIPHSKMLVRRFVMAPLVEIASSIIHPIEKKQLSVCLQNIEDSSEISVIEEKLIRPITLSEKYNYIAIEGNIGAGKTSLSKMISAEFNAKMVLERFADNPFLPKFYEDKERYAFPLEMSFLADRYQQLTDDLAQFDLFKNFIVSDYYIFKSLIFAQVTLQKEEYLLYRKMFNLMYKEITKPDLYVYLYQNTERLLENIKKRGREYEQNIKPAYLQKIHDGYKSFINTEKNLNLLVIDVSEIDFVNNKKDYNYIINKIRNF; encoded by the coding sequence ATGAAAATACAACACATTACATATTTATCTTTAGGAACAAATCAAGGAAATAAACTTGAAAATCTACAAAATGCAATTGATTTAATTGCCAATGAAGTTGGTGTTGTAAAAAAAATATCTTCTATTTACAAAACTCCTTCTTGGGGTTTTAATGGCGAAGATTTCAATAATATTTGCATTAAAGTTTCTACACTTCATCAACCAGAAACATTAATGAACACTTTATTAGAAATTGAAACATCTTTAGGAAGAGAAAGATCAAACCAAGTAGGTTATCAAAATAGAAATATAGATATAGACATTTTGCTCTTTGATGATGAAATCATAATTTCAAAAACATTAATGATTCCTCATTCAAAAATGTTAGTACGTAGGTTTGTGATGGCTCCTTTAGTAGAAATCGCTTCAAGTATTATTCATCCAATAGAAAAGAAACAACTTTCTGTTTGTTTACAAAATATTGAAGATTCTTCTGAAATAAGTGTTATTGAAGAAAAATTAATTCGCCCAATTACTCTCTCAGAAAAATACAACTATATTGCTATTGAAGGTAATATTGGAGCAGGTAAAACCTCTTTATCTAAAATGATTTCAGCTGAATTTAACGCAAAAATGGTTTTAGAACGTTTTGCCGACAATCCCTTTTTACCAAAATTCTATGAAGACAAAGAAAGATATGCTTTTCCGTTAGAGATGAGCTTTTTAGCAGATAGATATCAACAGTTAACCGATGATTTAGCGCAGTTCGACTTATTTAAAAACTTTATTGTATCAGATTATTATATCTTTAAATCTCTAATTTTTGCACAAGTAACACTTCAAAAAGAAGAATATTTATTGTACAGAAAAATGTTTAATCTAATGTATAAAGAAATTACTAAACCAGATTTATATGTATATCTTTATCAAAATACAGAAAGATTATTAGAGAACATTAAAAAAAGGGGCAGAGAATATGAGCAAAATATAAAACCAGCGTATTTACAAAAAATACATGATGGCTATAAAAGCTTTATAAACACTGAAAAAAATCTTAATTTATTAGTTATAGATGTTTCAGAAATTGATTTTGTTAATAACAAAAAAGATTATAATTACATTATTAATAAAATAAGGAATTTTTAA